In a genomic window of Oscillatoria salina IIICB1:
- a CDS encoding 5'-methylthioadenosine/S-adenosylhomocysteine nucleosidase family protein: protein MSLNFNDEQSLPLALDAILVPQGAEWQAVSRGLSQINSSKPVVLPIPIGFQAVSRELKKWQQPPQKVLLMGLCGSLSSRYRVGDVVVYKSCIQASNGEEILCDRVLSNQVYRSLASRAALVTGLSTEIPICTAKEKLRLGNLYQADVVDMEGFAVLSAWKSKQVATAIIRVVSDDTLYDLPNLTSAITESGKLRAFPLATSFLRQPLAAARLIRGSLRGLKILQQVAVNQIELNSCC, encoded by the coding sequence ATGAGTTTGAATTTTAACGACGAACAGAGTTTGCCTTTAGCCCTAGATGCGATTTTAGTTCCTCAAGGAGCAGAATGGCAGGCTGTCAGTCGCGGACTAAGCCAAATTAACTCTAGCAAACCTGTGGTGTTACCGATTCCTATTGGTTTTCAGGCTGTCAGTAGAGAGTTAAAAAAATGGCAGCAACCACCGCAGAAAGTCTTACTGATGGGTTTGTGTGGGAGTTTATCGTCTCGCTATCGAGTTGGCGATGTTGTCGTTTATAAAAGCTGTATTCAAGCAAGCAACGGTGAAGAAATTTTGTGCGATCGCGTTCTCTCTAACCAAGTTTACCGATCTTTGGCATCTCGCGCTGCGCTGGTAACTGGATTGAGTACGGAAATCCCGATTTGTACTGCGAAGGAAAAACTACGTTTGGGAAACCTCTATCAAGCTGATGTGGTTGATATGGAAGGATTTGCCGTTTTATCAGCTTGGAAAAGTAAACAAGTAGCAACTGCAATTATTCGAGTAGTTAGCGATGATACGCTTTATGATTTACCTAACCTGACTTCAGCGATTACTGAGTCAGGTAAATTACGCGCTTTTCCTTTAGCAACAAGCTTTCTCCGACAACCTTTAGCCGCAGCCCGTTTAATTCGCGGTTCCCTCCGAGGTTTAAAAATTTTACAGCAAGTGGCGGTTAATCAAATTGAGTTAAATTCATGCTGTTAA